Part of the Mycolicibacterium mengxianglii genome is shown below.
CCGTCGATGCCGGTGTCCTTCTGGAACGATGCCGACGGTTCCCGACTGCGCGAAGCTTATTTCGACAAGTACCCCGGGGTGTGGTGCCACGGCGACTGGCTCACCATCACCGACAGGGGCTCGGTCATCGTGCACGGCCGCTCCGACGCCACCCTGAACCGCCACGGCGTCCGCATGGGCTCGGCCGAGATCTACAACGCCGTCGAAGGGCTGCCCGAGGTGCGCGACTGCGTGGTCGTCGGCGTCGAAAAGGCAGACGGCGGTTACTGGATGCCGTTGTTTCTGGCGCTGTCCGACGGGGTGGAGTTCGATGACGACCTCCGGGCCCGGATCATCAAGGCGATCCGCACCCACGCCTCTCCACGCCACGTTCCCGACGACATCCTCGTCGTGCCCGGGTTGCCTCGCACCATGACCGGCAAGCGCCTCGAGATACCCATCAAACGGATTCTTCTCGGTGCCCACCCCGACGATGTCGTCTCCGCCAGCGCGGTCGACCACCCCGAACTGCTCCCCGTCTTCGCGGAGTACGCACCGACGTGACCGACACCGCCGATCAGTCCAGTGAAGCCGGGAGCAAGGAGCCGGCACAATTGTCGCCGCGCAGGTTCGGTCGAGACCCCACCGCGCCGCGCAGTGGCGAGAACACCGCAGCGGCAATGCTGTTGGTGTTCACCGTCGCCGCCATCGTGTGGGCGAACTCGCCGTGGGCCGCCAGCTATGACACGTTCTGGGGCACGCCGGTCGGCCTGAGCTTCGGCGACGCCCATGTCGAGCTCACGATGAAACACCTGGTCAACGACGGGCTGATGACGTTCTTCTTCTTTATCGTCGGTCTCGAGGTGACCAGCCAGTTCAAGATCGGCGAGCTGACCGACCGGGCCAGGGCGGTGGTACCCGTCGTGGCCGCGCTCGCCGGGCTGATCCTGCCGGCCGTGGTCTTCTTGCTGTTCAATCCCAGCGGCGACAACGCCACCGCCTGGGGCGTCGTGATCTCCACCGACACGGCGTTTCTCGTTGGCGCGTTGGCCATCATCGGGCCGAAGTACCCGGCGCGCTTGCGGACCTTCCTGTTGACACTGGCGGTGGTCGACGACGTGGGAGCGCTGGCGGTGATCGCGCTGTTCTACTCCGAGAACATCCGGCTGCTGCCGCTGTTGGCGGCGGTAGTGATGTTGGCCGCGCTCGCTGCGGTGCGGCTGTTGCCGATGTGGCGGGGACCCGTGTACGCGGTGCTGGCGTTCGGGCTGTGGCTGGCGCTCTACAACGGCGGAGTGCATCCCACGCTGGCCGGTGTCGGTGTCGCGCTGCTGACCCCGGTGTTCCGACCGCAGCGCGAGCGGGTGGAGGCCGCGGTCGGGGTGATCCGGGCGTTCCGGCAGTCACCGAACTCCGAGTACGCCCGGGACGCCAGCCGCAGTCTGCGCGAATCGATCTCGATCAACGAGCGGCTGCAGACCGGATTCGGGCCGTATGTCTCCTTCTTGGTGTTGCCGTTGTTCGCGCTGGCCAACGCCGGGGTGCGACTGGACGAGGAGACGGTCTCGGCGGCCATGAGCTCGCGACTGACCTGGGGCATCGTGGCGGGCCTGGTATTGGGCAAATTTGTCGGTATCACCGGCGCGACCGCGTTGGTGCGCAAGCTCGGTATCGGCGAACTGGCCCCAGGCCTGACATTGCGCCGGGTCGCCGGTGGGGCAGCGTTGTCCGGGATCGGGTTCACCATCTCGTTGTTCATCATCGACCTGGCCATCAAGGATCCTGCCGCACAGGACGAAGCGCGCGTCGGCGTGCTGATGGCCTCGGTGGTGGCCTTCGGTCTCGGTTGGCTGATGTTCCGGGTCACCGACCGGATCAGTCCACCAAAACCGGTCGGCGCCAAGCTGATCCGGCCGATCGACCCTGCGCGTGACCACATCCGCGGCAATCCGAACGCACCCCTGACGCTGGTGGAGTACGGCGACTACGAATGCCCGTTCTGCAGCCGGGCCACCGGGGCGATCGATGAGGTACGCGACCACTTCGGGGATGACCTGCGATATGTGTGGCGCCACCTTCCCTTGGAGAAGGTGCACCCCCGCGCCATGGACGCCGCGCTGGCGGCCGAGGCCGCCGGATTGCAGGGCAAGTACTTCGACATGGGCATGCTGATGTTCCAGTTCCAGGACTACCTGGAATGGGAACACCTGTACCGCTACGCCGAAACCGCGGGCTGCGATATCCGCAGATTCGACGAGGACCTGCAGTCGTCGCGGGTGCGGCACCGGGTTGACGACGATCTGCAGGACGCCGAACTGATGGATTTGCAGTCTGTGCCGACGTTTTTTGTCAATGGCAGGCGGCACAAGGGGCCCTGGGACGCGGCCAGCCTGATCCGGGCTTTGGAAGCCACCCGCAGCTAGTCAACTAGGTTGGTGACGTGCGTGACGTGCTGAGCGATCTGTTGGCTGGGTGGCGATCCGGGGCCACCGCCGGCCTGGCCACTGTGGTGCGCACGTTCCACTCCGCGCCCAGACCGGCCGGCGCTGCGATGGTGGTCGCCCCGGACGGCACTGTCACCGGTTCGGTATCGGGCGGTTGCGTGGAGGGGGCGTTGTACGACCTCGCCACCGAGGTCGCGGCGTCCGGCGTGCCGATGCTGCAGCGGTACGGGGTGTCTGACGACGATGCATTTCAGGTGGGTCTGACCTGCGGTGGCATCCTCGACGTGTTCGTCGAGCCGGTATCGCAGGCGACGTTTCCCGAACTGGCGGCGGTCGCCGAGGACATCGCCGCGCACCGGCCGGCCGCGATCGCGACGGTGATCGCCCATCCGGAGTCGCAGTGGGTGGGCCGCCGGTTGGTCGTGCGTCCCGACGGTGTGGACGGCACCCTGGGGTCGTTGCGTGCTGACGCCGCCGTGACCGATGACGCGCGCGGACTGCTCGCAGCGGGCCGAAGCGAGGTGTTGACCTTCGGGCCGGACGGTCAGCGTCGTGGTGAGGGGATGGAGGTGTTCGTCGCCAGCTACGCACCGCGGCCGCGCATGCTCGTCTTCGGAGCGATCGATTTCGCCGCGGCCGTCGCCGCCCAGGGCTCCTTCCTCGGCTACCGCGTGACGGTGTGTGACGCCCGGCCGTTGTTTGCGACGTCGTCGCGCTTCCCGACCGCTGACGAGGTGATCGTGGACTGGCCGCACCGTTACCTCGCGGCGCAGGCCGCCGGTTCGGCCATCGACGCCCGCACGGTGATCTGCGTGCTGACCCACGACCCGAAATTCGACGTGCCGTTGCTGGAGGTGGCCCTGCGGCTGCCCTCAGCCGGGATAGACGTCGCCTATGTGGGGGCGATGGGGTCCCGTCGCACCCACGACGACCGGATGGCCAGGCTGCGGGAAGCCGGACTGACCGACGCCGAGTTGGCCCGGCTGTCCAGCCCCATCGGACTCGACCTCGGTGGCCGCACGCCGGAGGAGACCGCGGTGTCGATAGCCGCCGAGATCATCGCCCGCCGCTGGGGTGGTGGTGGTCGCCCCCTGGCCGAGACGGGCGGCCGTATCCATGTCGAGCCTGACGGGCGACGGGCCGCATCCAGTCGGGTGGGGTCGCACCAAAACCGTTGAGGCCCTTGATAATCGCACAGAGTAGTGGAGAGCGATGACCAGTAACGAGCGCGCACGAATCGATTTCCCAGCCCGTGTCGGGGTCTGGTGGGCCAGCGAGACGTGGTCCATCATCGACGCCCAGCAGGTGGCCCGCGATATCGAAGAGCTGGGCTACGGCTCGCTGTTCATCCCGGAAGTGGCCGGCAAGGAATGCCTGACCCAGTCGGCGGCCTTTCTGTCGGCCACGGATCGCCTGGTCGTCGGCACCGGAATCGCGAACATCCATGTGCGGCTGCCGTCGGCGGCCGAATCCGGTGCGCGGACGTTGACCGCGCTGCA
Proteins encoded:
- the nhaA gene encoding Na+/H+ antiporter NhaA; its protein translation is MSPRRFGRDPTAPRSGENTAAAMLLVFTVAAIVWANSPWAASYDTFWGTPVGLSFGDAHVELTMKHLVNDGLMTFFFFIVGLEVTSQFKIGELTDRARAVVPVVAALAGLILPAVVFLLFNPSGDNATAWGVVISTDTAFLVGALAIIGPKYPARLRTFLLTLAVVDDVGALAVIALFYSENIRLLPLLAAVVMLAALAAVRLLPMWRGPVYAVLAFGLWLALYNGGVHPTLAGVGVALLTPVFRPQRERVEAAVGVIRAFRQSPNSEYARDASRSLRESISINERLQTGFGPYVSFLVLPLFALANAGVRLDEETVSAAMSSRLTWGIVAGLVLGKFVGITGATALVRKLGIGELAPGLTLRRVAGGAALSGIGFTISLFIIDLAIKDPAAQDEARVGVLMASVVAFGLGWLMFRVTDRISPPKPVGAKLIRPIDPARDHIRGNPNAPLTLVEYGDYECPFCSRATGAIDEVRDHFGDDLRYVWRHLPLEKVHPRAMDAALAAEAAGLQGKYFDMGMLMFQFQDYLEWEHLYRYAETAGCDIRRFDEDLQSSRVRHRVDDDLQDAELMDLQSVPTFFVNGRRHKGPWDAASLIRALEATRS
- a CDS encoding XdhC family protein, with protein sequence MRDVLSDLLAGWRSGATAGLATVVRTFHSAPRPAGAAMVVAPDGTVTGSVSGGCVEGALYDLATEVAASGVPMLQRYGVSDDDAFQVGLTCGGILDVFVEPVSQATFPELAAVAEDIAAHRPAAIATVIAHPESQWVGRRLVVRPDGVDGTLGSLRADAAVTDDARGLLAAGRSEVLTFGPDGQRRGEGMEVFVASYAPRPRMLVFGAIDFAAAVAAQGSFLGYRVTVCDARPLFATSSRFPTADEVIVDWPHRYLAAQAAGSAIDARTVICVLTHDPKFDVPLLEVALRLPSAGIDVAYVGAMGSRRTHDDRMARLREAGLTDAELARLSSPIGLDLGGRTPEETAVSIAAEIIARRWGGGGRPLAETGGRIHVEPDGRRAASSRVGSHQNR